In Candidatus Eisenbacteria bacterium, one DNA window encodes the following:
- the folB gene encoding dihydroneopterin aldolase, which translates to MAIIRLEGLSVFGHHGARPYEKEAGQRLEVDLELVPVDDAAERSDRLVDAVDYDRLYRTVREVVEDQSFHLLEMLAATTAETILERFPVRRVRVRISKQNLGWTTGGRAVIEVTRERAK; encoded by the coding sequence ATGGCGATCATTCGCCTCGAGGGTCTGTCGGTGTTCGGTCACCACGGCGCGAGGCCCTACGAGAAGGAAGCCGGCCAGCGGCTCGAGGTCGATCTCGAGCTGGTGCCGGTCGACGATGCGGCGGAACGCAGCGACCGGCTCGTCGACGCGGTCGACTACGATCGGTTGTACCGCACGGTTCGCGAAGTCGTCGAGGACCAGAGTTTTCATCTGCTCGAGATGCTCGCCGCGACCACCGCCGAGACGATCCTCGAGCGGTTTCCGGTGCGGCGCGTTCGGGTACGGATCTCCAAGCAGAACCTCGGTTGGACGACCGGAGGCCGGGCGGTGATCGAAGTCACGCGGGAGCGCGCGAAATGA
- the folK gene encoding 2-amino-4-hydroxy-6-hydroxymethyldihydropteridine diphosphokinase, giving the protein MMAYVGLGANLGDREAQLRAAIEALAALPDTRVIRVSSLYDTEPVGEVEQPNFLNGVAHLDTGLTARQLLWNLMLIEKRLGRVRSVRWGPRTIDLDLLLYGDLVLEESDLQLPHPEMLRRAFVLAPLVELDPTLTHPVTGETVTEHLARLKVRPPAKHGTRIWN; this is encoded by the coding sequence ATGATGGCGTACGTGGGGCTCGGCGCGAATCTCGGTGATCGTGAGGCCCAGTTGCGCGCGGCCATCGAGGCGCTCGCGGCACTGCCGGACACGCGCGTGATCCGGGTGTCCTCGCTCTACGACACGGAGCCGGTCGGCGAGGTCGAGCAGCCGAATTTCCTGAACGGGGTTGCGCACCTCGACACCGGACTCACCGCGCGTCAGCTGCTCTGGAATCTGATGCTGATCGAGAAGCGCCTCGGTCGCGTGCGTTCGGTGCGTTGGGGACCGCGCACCATCGACCTCGACCTGCTGCTGTACGGTGACCTGGTGCTCGAGGAGTCCGACCTGCAACTGCCGCATCCCGAGATGCTGCGTCGCGCATTCGTGCTGGCTCCGCTGGTCGAACTCGACCCGACGCTGACGCATCCGGTGACGGGCGAAACGGTCACGGAGCACCTCGCGCGACTCAAGGTGCGGCCCCCGGCCAAGCACGGCACTCGAATCTGGAACTGA